A genomic segment from Nitrosopumilus sp. K4 encodes:
- a CDS encoding ERCC4 domain-containing protein has product MKLENLRIIVDERERKSGIPDLLKSIGLNLEMKTLPVGDYIVAPETVVERKSIRDLLSSVFDGRLFDQCSRLKEHFEYPIILMEGNVDEIEEIAENPLIFYGAVSTVVIDFKIPVIPTPSATHTAKLLVSMCSRKESPKGPYLKKIKKSNDLQKQQLSSLCSLPGIGEKFAVRMLEKFGTPLKVFTATTAELAKVEGLGETRAKKIKKILESKSSLSKNSNQKTLHEL; this is encoded by the coding sequence TTGAAATTAGAAAATTTGAGAATTATTGTAGATGAAAGGGAAAGAAAGAGTGGAATTCCTGATCTTCTAAAATCCATTGGTCTTAACTTGGAGATGAAAACTCTGCCTGTAGGCGATTATATTGTAGCTCCTGAAACTGTAGTTGAGCGAAAAAGTATTCGTGATTTATTGTCATCAGTATTTGATGGAAGGCTCTTTGATCAGTGCTCCAGACTCAAAGAACATTTTGAATACCCTATAATTTTGATGGAAGGAAATGTTGACGAGATAGAAGAGATTGCAGAAAATCCTTTGATTTTCTATGGTGCCGTTTCTACAGTTGTTATTGACTTTAAAATTCCAGTAATTCCAACCCCTAGTGCAACTCATACTGCCAAACTCTTGGTTTCTATGTGCTCAAGAAAAGAATCTCCAAAGGGACCTTATCTGAAAAAAATAAAAAAATCAAACGATCTGCAAAAACAACAACTCTCATCTTTGTGCAGTCTTCCTGGAATTGGCGAAAAGTTTGCAGTCAGAATGCTTGAAAAGTTTGGAACTCCACTCAAAGTATTCACTGCAACTACTGCAGAACTTGCAAAAGTTGAGGGGTTGGGAGAAACGAGAGCAAAGAAAATTAAAAAAATTCTTGAATCAAAAAGCAGTCTTTCAAAAAATTCAAATCAAAAAACATTACACGAATTGTAG
- a CDS encoding 50S ribosomal protein L13: MASQETISIDKPIVIDATNHIAGRLSSHVAKLLLKGNRVSIINCEKIMLSGTRSNIIKEYREFLEISSILHPKHGPFHPRRPDTIMKKMIRGMLPREKPSGISAHKRLRTYIGSPKELSSFEKIQFEKAKIKRAAANYTTMGELGRVIGWTE; this comes from the coding sequence TTGGCTAGTCAGGAAACAATATCAATTGACAAACCAATAGTAATAGATGCTACTAATCACATTGCAGGCAGATTATCTTCACATGTTGCAAAATTATTACTCAAAGGCAATAGAGTATCTATCATTAATTGTGAAAAAATCATGCTCAGTGGAACACGTTCTAACATCATAAAAGAATACAGAGAATTTCTAGAGATTTCATCAATATTGCATCCAAAGCACGGGCCATTCCATCCCAGAAGACCAGACACCATTATGAAAAAAATGATCAGAGGAATGTTGCCAAGAGAAAAACCATCAGGAATATCTGCACATAAAAGATTAAGAACTTACATTGGATCTCCAAAAGAATTATCTTCTTTTGAAAAAATACAGTTTGAAAAAGCCAAGATTAAAAGAGCTGCTGCAAATTATACAACAATGGGAGAACTTGGCAGAGTAATAGGGTGGACTGAATGA
- a CDS encoding DUF6659 family protein, which produces MDFDKLHRNVLNLDSSIRYAAIQNNTGVKISGGFRDNVTPILSDDELQMMHYYASQRWQTRKNIEHKIGPAKYAMAEYDEIKRISFPIDEKHLLMITTDVESDHSRIIKGVLELIHTISKK; this is translated from the coding sequence ATGGATTTTGATAAACTGCATAGGAATGTCTTGAATCTGGATTCTTCTATCCGTTATGCTGCCATTCAAAATAACACTGGCGTGAAAATCTCCGGCGGATTTCGAGATAACGTAACTCCTATTCTTAGTGATGATGAACTTCAAATGATGCATTACTATGCAAGTCAAAGATGGCAGACTAGAAAAAACATAGAGCACAAGATTGGTCCTGCAAAATATGCAATGGCAGAATATGATGAGATAAAACGCATTTCATTTCCAATTGATGAAAAACACCTGTTGATGATTACAACTGATGTTGAATCTGATCATTCAAGAATCATTAAAGGTGTTCTTGAACTGATCCATACTATTTCCAAAAAATAG
- the rpsI gene encoding 30S ribosomal protein S9, whose amino-acid sequence MTTPKTEIYYATRKTSSAHVYITKGQGKVRINNVPVEMIPQETAREVMLAPLEITGDLRDKIDISVRVRGGGYMGQASAAATGISRALTGWTKTKKEPKDHPLPKSAREDLRKRIAEYDKYLISGDARRKEPKKFGGPGARRRKQKSYR is encoded by the coding sequence ATGACAACTCCAAAAACTGAAATCTATTACGCAACTAGAAAAACATCTAGTGCACATGTTTACATTACAAAAGGACAAGGTAAAGTTAGAATCAATAATGTTCCAGTAGAGATGATTCCACAAGAAACTGCAAGAGAAGTAATGCTTGCACCTTTAGAAATCACAGGTGACCTGAGAGACAAAATAGACATTTCTGTTAGAGTCAGAGGTGGAGGTTACATGGGTCAAGCAAGTGCTGCAGCAACAGGGATTTCAAGAGCATTAACTGGATGGACTAAAACAAAGAAAGAACCAAAAGACCATCCACTTCCAAAATCAGCAAGAGAAGACCTCAGAAAAAGAATTGCAGAATATGACAAATATCTGATTAGCGGCGATGCCAGAAGAAAAGAACCAAAGAAGTT
- a CDS encoding ribosome assembly factor SBDS encodes MADVTVVRYSFEGEKFEILVKPDPALEYKLGKKKDVSAVLVSDDIYTDSGKGTKPSSEKLLKAFKTEDLTEIAQKILEKGDLNLTTDQRRKMVEEKKKQIVEYIAKTYVDPRNHLPHPPLRIEQAIKDGRVSVDPQKSVNEQVKDIVEKLRSIIPLKSENLSLEILVPAQYASQSYAVLKSVGSLKKEEWQNNGSLKAILEIPAAARPNVIDRLGSITKGSATVEVMK; translated from the coding sequence ATGGCCGACGTAACAGTGGTAAGATATTCCTTTGAGGGCGAAAAATTTGAGATTTTGGTAAAGCCCGACCCAGCATTGGAGTATAAGCTGGGAAAGAAAAAGGATGTTTCTGCAGTCTTGGTCTCAGATGATATTTACACTGATTCAGGAAAGGGTACAAAACCATCTTCTGAAAAACTCCTCAAGGCATTCAAGACTGAGGACCTAACAGAGATTGCCCAAAAAATTCTTGAAAAAGGTGATCTAAATCTTACAACTGATCAAAGAAGAAAGATGGTTGAAGAAAAGAAAAAACAGATTGTAGAGTATATTGCCAAGACCTATGTTGATCCTAGAAATCATTTGCCACATCCTCCGCTTCGAATTGAACAAGCAATCAAGGATGGACGAGTTTCTGTAGACCCGCAAAAATCAGTAAATGAACAGGTCAAAGACATCGTGGAAAAACTTCGCTCAATAATTCCACTAAAGTCTGAGAATCTCTCACTTGAGATTCTTGTACCTGCACAATATGCTTCGCAATCTTATGCTGTGTTAAAGTCTGTAGGTTCTTTAAAAAAAGAAGAATGGCAAAATAATGGATCTCTAAAAGCAATACTTGAAATACCCGCTGCAGCAAGGCCAAACGTGATAGACAGATTAGGTTCTATAACTAAAGGCTCTGCTACAGTTGAGGTAATGAAGTAA
- the rrp42 gene encoding exosome complex protein Rrp42 — translation MTSTSVIDELKKSQILELLEQGKRVDGRALDEPREITIETNAIPKANGSARVRIGDTEVVCGVKIQPDRPFPDMGDKGIFICTAELLPLSHPSVETGPPGPDVIELARVVDRGIRESHMVDLSQLVIEKDKSVVGVFADSVVVDYDGNLFDACAYAATAAILSSKTPKWQMVDDVPTLVEGEDMPIPVTTIPVSVTMGKIGNHIIVDPNGDEWESMDARITITSDSDGNICALQKGGFDGFTLDEIVKCGEISVKVGAQIREKLKQVQGGA, via the coding sequence TTGACATCTACATCTGTAATTGATGAACTAAAAAAATCACAAATCCTTGAACTCTTAGAACAAGGAAAAAGAGTCGACGGTAGAGCATTAGATGAACCAAGAGAAATTACAATTGAAACAAATGCAATTCCAAAAGCAAACGGCTCAGCACGAGTTAGAATTGGTGATACCGAAGTTGTTTGTGGAGTAAAGATTCAACCAGACAGACCATTTCCAGATATGGGTGACAAGGGAATCTTCATTTGCACTGCAGAACTATTGCCATTATCTCACCCAAGCGTAGAAACTGGACCTCCAGGACCTGACGTGATTGAATTAGCTAGAGTAGTTGATAGAGGAATTAGAGAAAGTCACATGGTTGATTTGTCTCAGTTGGTTATTGAGAAAGACAAATCAGTTGTTGGTGTATTTGCTGACAGCGTAGTTGTGGATTACGATGGGAATCTCTTTGATGCATGTGCATATGCTGCAACTGCAGCCATCTTGTCATCAAAGACTCCAAAATGGCAAATGGTAGATGATGTTCCAACTCTAGTTGAAGGAGAAGATATGCCAATTCCTGTAACAACAATCCCAGTTTCAGTCACAATGGGAAAAATTGGAAACCATATCATAGTTGATCCTAATGGTGATGAATGGGAAAGCATGGATGCTAGAATTACTATTACTTCAGACTCTGATGGAAATATCTGTGCATTGCAAAAAGGTGGCTTTGACGGATTCACATTGGATGAAATTGTCAAATGTGGCGAAATCTCAGTTAAGGTAGGAGCACAAATCAGAGAAAAGTTAAAACAAGTCCAAGGAGGGGCATAA
- a CDS encoding DNA-directed RNA polymerase subunit D → MDFEDFTQDLSSLEVISKDDKKMSVKLKGIPLQYANALRRVCLNGVPVFAIDTVDILENSSVLPDEGLAHRLGLVPLFTDLKRFNEPSKCECQSETGCSNCRVMLVLDSGDSDTTRRILSNELTSEDDSVKPISDKIPIVELAPGQKIKVECYARLGRGSEHAKWNSSNIAVLTETDKEDERILTVESTGALKPEQIILAGVDEVSNRLAEFKEMIGQIEE, encoded by the coding sequence GTGGACTTTGAAGATTTCACTCAAGATTTGTCTTCCTTAGAGGTAATTAGCAAAGATGATAAAAAAATGTCCGTCAAACTAAAGGGCATTCCACTGCAATATGCCAATGCCTTAAGACGTGTTTGCCTTAACGGTGTTCCAGTATTTGCAATTGATACTGTAGATATTCTTGAAAATTCTTCAGTTTTGCCAGATGAAGGTTTGGCACATAGATTAGGACTTGTCCCGCTATTTACTGACTTGAAGCGATTCAATGAACCATCAAAGTGTGAATGCCAAAGCGAAACAGGCTGTTCAAACTGCAGAGTAATGTTGGTTTTAGACTCTGGAGACTCTGACACTACAAGAAGAATTCTTTCAAACGAACTTACATCTGAAGATGACTCTGTAAAACCAATTTCAGACAAGATCCCTATCGTAGAATTGGCTCCAGGGCAAAAAATCAAAGTAGAATGCTATGCTCGTCTGGGCCGTGGTAGTGAACACGCAAAATGGAATTCATCAAACATTGCAGTCCTAACAGAGACTGACAAAGAAGACGAGAGAATACTAACAGTAGAATCAACAGGTGCATTAAAGCCAGAACAGATCATTTTGGCTGGAGTGGATGAAGTAAGCAACAGATTGGCCGAATTCAAAGAAATGATTGGCCAAATCGAAGAATAA
- the rrp41 gene encoding exosome complex exonuclease Rrp41, which produces MGGRDATMVLLDENGIRCDGRKVDEPRRIMIKAGGLKNADGSAYIEFGDNKILVGVFGPRDVHPKHMSNTDTGILRVRYHMEPFSVGERKNPAPSRREIEISKVIKEALEPAVMLDKFPRTAVDVFIEVLQADGGTRCAALSAASVALADAGIPMRDMVAACAAGKVADTVILDVNNEEDQAGQADMPIGYMPSLEKITLLQLDGVLTPEEYKKCVQVGIDGCKIVYDLQKKALHEKYFGKGGSQ; this is translated from the coding sequence ATGGGTGGACGAGACGCAACAATGGTCCTATTGGACGAAAATGGAATTCGTTGTGATGGCCGTAAAGTAGATGAGCCAAGACGAATCATGATAAAAGCTGGCGGATTAAAAAACGCCGACGGCTCTGCATATATTGAATTTGGTGATAACAAAATCCTAGTTGGTGTTTTTGGTCCAAGAGATGTTCATCCAAAACACATGTCAAATACTGATACTGGGATCTTAAGAGTAAGATATCATATGGAACCATTCTCTGTTGGAGAAAGAAAGAATCCTGCCCCATCTAGAAGGGAAATTGAAATTTCCAAAGTAATCAAAGAAGCATTAGAACCAGCAGTTATGCTAGACAAATTCCCGAGAACTGCTGTTGATGTGTTTATCGAAGTTTTGCAAGCAGACGGCGGAACTCGTTGTGCTGCATTATCAGCAGCTTCTGTTGCGTTGGCCGATGCAGGCATTCCTATGAGGGATATGGTTGCAGCATGTGCTGCAGGAAAAGTCGCAGATACTGTAATTTTAGATGTTAACAATGAAGAAGATCAAGCAGGTCAAGCAGACATGCCAATTGGCTACATGCCAAGCCTTGAAAAAATCACGTTATTACAATTAGACGGTGTACTAACTCCAGAAGAATACAAAAAATGTGTTCAAGTTGGAATTGATGGATGCAAAATTGTTTATGATCTACAAAAGAAAGCACTACACGAAAAATACTTTGGCAAAGGAGGTTCTCAATAA
- a CDS encoding 50S ribosomal protein L37 → MAKKKSLKGLGARYGIKIRKEYTKIHLQLKQKRTCPECGSEKFSRDAVGIWSCKKCSFKIAGTAYDIKL, encoded by the coding sequence ATGGCAAAGAAAAAGTCTCTAAAGGGTCTAGGTGCAAGATATGGCATTAAGATTAGAAAAGAATACACAAAGATTCACCTACAATTAAAACAAAAGAGAACCTGCCCTGAATGTGGTTCTGAAAAATTCTCAAGAGATGCCGTAGGTATTTGGTCATGCAAAAAATGCAGTTTCAAAATAGCAGGAACGGCATATGACATCAAGCTTTAA
- a CDS encoding 50S ribosomal protein L18e, giving the protein MTNQVVIRMAKDLKKASAKNDAPIWAKLAEYATKPSVARRHINLYRIGQLTKDNDTIVFPGKVLGTGNIPHKVTLCAFSISNAAASKIIENGGKVITYSELIEKNPTGKGVVLLG; this is encoded by the coding sequence ATGACTAATCAAGTCGTTATACGCATGGCAAAAGATCTCAAAAAAGCATCAGCCAAGAATGATGCTCCAATATGGGCAAAACTAGCTGAATATGCTACAAAGCCATCAGTTGCCAGACGACATATCAATCTGTACAGAATTGGTCAATTAACAAAAGACAATGATACAATAGTCTTTCCAGGCAAAGTCCTAGGAACAGGAAACATCCCTCACAAAGTTACATTATGTGCATTTTCAATTTCAAATGCTGCTGCATCAAAAATTATTGAAAACGGTGGCAAGGTGATTACCTATTCAGAACTAATTGAGAAAAACCCAACAGGAAAAGGAGTGGTATTACTTGGCTAG
- a CDS encoding prefoldin subunit beta, translated as MSSGQMPPWLQEQLMKLQQSQQNLQSVMTQKQHLEMEKVETEKALEELKKAGDGDNVYKHSGSILIKSTKKDLIDDLEERLEMAKTRSTVLEKQEARLKETLKEQETKITEMMKSGAGSSGTASSGAKMQQPSDDNPRK; from the coding sequence ATGTCATCAGGACAAATGCCACCATGGCTTCAAGAACAACTAATGAAACTACAACAGTCACAACAAAATCTACAATCCGTTATGACTCAAAAACAACATCTTGAGATGGAAAAAGTAGAGACCGAAAAGGCACTTGAAGAATTAAAAAAGGCAGGAGATGGTGATAATGTATATAAACACTCTGGCTCTATTCTGATAAAATCTACAAAAAAAGACTTGATTGATGATCTAGAAGAAAGATTAGAAATGGCAAAAACCCGTTCTACTGTTTTAGAAAAACAAGAGGCAAGACTAAAAGAAACTCTAAAGGAACAAGAAACTAAAATCACTGAAATGATGAAAAGCGGTGCTGGCAGTTCAGGAACAGCAAGTAGTGGTGCAAAAATGCAGCAACCATCAGATGACAACCCAAGAAAATAA
- the rrp4 gene encoding exosome complex RNA-binding protein Rrp4 has translation MDNKRKYVIPGDVVTTGPFRPEQNVILEGNKIISTTIGISEIYDDSVKVIPLTGKYIPKINDLVIGKVISHTSLSWELDINSCYVGFLPAQDVFGRDFSAHADELTSKLKAGDLVAARIANFDRTRDPLVTIADRDLGKIDSGDLVRISPSKVPRLIGKRGTMIQTIEMATNAAITIGQNGWVVVSCDNPEGLLKAKKAIQMVNEQAHVANLTDQVKEMLESKGES, from the coding sequence ATGGACAATAAGAGAAAATATGTTATCCCTGGCGATGTAGTAACTACTGGTCCTTTCAGACCTGAGCAAAATGTTATCCTTGAAGGAAATAAGATCATATCTACCACTATAGGAATTTCAGAAATTTATGATGACTCTGTTAAAGTAATACCATTAACCGGAAAATATATTCCAAAAATCAATGACTTGGTAATTGGAAAGGTGATTTCTCATACTTCACTGTCCTGGGAATTGGATATCAACTCATGCTATGTTGGATTTTTACCAGCACAAGATGTCTTTGGCAGGGATTTTTCGGCACATGCTGATGAACTTACTTCTAAACTAAAAGCAGGCGATCTAGTAGCTGCCCGAATTGCTAATTTTGATAGAACGCGTGATCCTCTTGTAACCATTGCCGATAGAGACTTGGGAAAGATTGACTCTGGAGACTTGGTGCGAATCTCACCAAGCAAAGTCCCAAGATTGATTGGAAAGCGTGGTACGATGATTCAAACGATTGAAATGGCTACAAATGCTGCAATCACCATTGGACAAAATGGGTGGGTAGTAGTTTCATGTGATAATCCCGAGGGATTATTAAAGGCTAAAAAAGCCATTCAAATGGTAAATGAGCAAGCACACGTTGCAAATTTGACTGATCAGGTAAAAGAAATGTTAGAATCAAAAGGTGAATCATAA
- a CDS encoding phage tail protein: MTRTTNLFFFVAIAAILFASPLAAGSAFAQNNGNGQGASNANSLKSQVDENTANIDSFFDIFTEIAASFNVDSFFDVFTELRNTDADLQNQIDSIPEGPPGPEGPPGPEGPPGPEGPPGPEGPPGPEGPPGPEGPPGADGAGTDDWNNFTNIPADIADGDQDTLDKLRRAGITYNALPCSRLNGDSFITVDYSFNPNSKVLTPVDFEYLPNDLPFLAYASISEPTLAEVQLFAGNFAPRGWAFAEGQLLPISQNTALFSLLGTTYGGDGRTTFALPDLRCLEPIDGPRHIIALIGIFPTRN; this comes from the coding sequence ATGACTAGAACAACAAATCTGTTTTTCTTTGTTGCAATTGCAGCTATTCTTTTTGCAAGTCCTCTTGCAGCAGGTAGTGCATTTGCCCAAAATAATGGAAATGGACAAGGAGCTTCTAATGCAAACTCTCTCAAATCACAAGTAGATGAAAACACTGCAAACATTGATTCATTCTTTGATATCTTTACAGAAATTGCAGCTTCTTTTAACGTGGATTCATTTTTTGACGTCTTCACAGAGCTAAGAAACACTGATGCCGACCTTCAAAATCAAATTGATTCAATTCCAGAAGGCCCACCAGGACCAGAAGGCCCACCAGGACCAGAAGGCCCACCAGGACCAGAAGGCCCACCAGGACCAGAAGGCCCACCAGGACCAGAAGGCCCACCAGGACCAGAAGGCCCACCAGGTGCCGATGGTGCAGGTACTGATGACTGGAACAACTTTACCAATATTCCAGCTGACATTGCAGACGGAGACCAAGACACTTTGGATAAATTAAGACGTGCAGGGATAACGTACAATGCACTCCCATGCAGTAGATTGAATGGAGATTCCTTCATCACTGTGGACTATTCTTTTAATCCAAATTCAAAAGTTCTAACTCCGGTTGACTTTGAATACTTGCCAAATGACCTTCCATTCCTAGCATATGCATCAATTTCAGAACCCACACTTGCAGAAGTTCAGCTATTTGCAGGAAACTTTGCACCTCGTGGTTGGGCATTTGCTGAAGGACAACTCCTACCAATATCTCAAAACACCGCATTGTTCTCTTTGTTGGGAACCACCTATGGTGGAGATGGAAGAACTACCTTTGCTCTTCCTGACTTGAGATGTCTAGAACCTATAGATGGACCACGACATATCATAGCGTTGATAGGGATATTTCCAACTAGAAACTGA
- a CDS encoding KEOPS complex subunit Pcc1 produces the protein MTSSFNAKIIIDAKEKTKAIFDSVNTDNEYYPENPTKTKMTLNDKIEISIESDHIPHLRANLNSTLRLVQASYDSIESVKI, from the coding sequence ATGACATCAAGCTTTAATGCAAAAATCATCATTGATGCAAAAGAGAAAACAAAAGCAATTTTTGACTCTGTAAATACTGATAACGAATACTATCCTGAAAATCCAACCAAAACCAAAATGACTCTAAATGACAAAATTGAAATTTCCATAGAATCTGATCATATTCCTCACCTTAGAGCAAATCTAAATTCTACTCTGAGGTTAGTCCAGGCAAGCTATGATTCAATAGAATCGGTAAAGATATAA
- a CDS encoding HYR domain-containing protein: MLSKISFFAVFLLVITIGMVSIPPQESFATSNFCSDSPGFVLVRSFGSSLHNVHYWVFLLPPGAFGNDIASLTAASVAMTERHYGTGEATAVNGVPIHLQIPSNLSPGTYRVVTWEQHQFQGGYFGPTQGSWSNYNLDIPCPPPNFRITTNPASYDSMQQGFGAASFSVRVSMDIPYDFSGFPVVLSTSGLPPNLSSSIVNSDTLNILPPFPWTPFWQHPTTLLNILQSGTPLGIYNFNLVGTSEGTHVNRPLQVEVLPPPDADNDGYCVSYCGIGIPTGDCNDNDPSVYPGAPELIDGKDNNCDGQLAYEERDDDNDGVLNVNDACPLDPYNDQDSDGICGDVDLCPLDTDNDADNDGYCADVDNCPAIANADQANIDGDQHGDACDPDSDNDTIPDVDDPYPLDATACGDADLDACDDCVSGTFDTSNDGPDYDSDLICDIGDPDDDNDGVPDPSDLDPLNQFICTDSDADSCDDCSVLGYANANDDGTDTDTDGLCNVGDPDDDNDGVPDPSDLDPLNQFICTDSDADSCDDCSVLGYANANDDGTDTDTDGLCNVGDPDDDNDGVPDPSDLDPLNQFICTDSDADSCDDCSVLGFANVANDGPDNDSDSLCDVGDPDDDNDGIEDDVDSQPLIPSTEFNDGTTSGEITYGENSLTISNAGVSGVNIVSTGDASVSTCGGSASATFSSGDNANVLCGSVTIEVISGSVDLEFVTGGEPATTTLNSGDSLTFDPETLQITSVDTSATITIGGTVLHIGPGETLQIDIIPPTFDPISDIVVDATSVDGAIVDYPLPTATDNIDPNPTVSCTPQPGSIFAIGVNTVSCTATDLVGNSVDAEFSITVQITFDSLKDTVNSFDLQKGLTTSLVKKIEAASASFDRDNIKAATNQLHAFINEVNAQDGKTLTSEQTESLSEYAELLITHISNP, translated from the coding sequence ATGTTAAGTAAAATTTCCTTTTTTGCAGTATTTCTTCTTGTAATTACAATTGGTATGGTTTCAATCCCACCTCAAGAATCCTTTGCCACATCAAATTTTTGCAGTGATTCTCCAGGTTTTGTGCTGGTTAGAAGTTTTGGCAGTAGCTTACATAATGTTCATTATTGGGTTTTCTTACTGCCTCCAGGAGCATTTGGAAATGACATTGCATCATTGACTGCTGCATCTGTTGCTATGACAGAACGTCACTATGGAACTGGGGAGGCGACTGCTGTAAACGGTGTTCCAATTCATTTACAAATTCCATCCAATCTATCGCCTGGTACTTATCGTGTTGTCACCTGGGAACAACATCAATTTCAAGGTGGGTATTTTGGACCTACACAAGGCTCTTGGTCAAACTATAATCTAGATATTCCATGCCCTCCACCAAATTTTAGAATAACCACAAATCCTGCATCTTATGATTCTATGCAGCAAGGATTTGGCGCCGCATCATTCTCGGTTCGTGTCTCAATGGACATTCCTTATGATTTTTCAGGATTTCCTGTTGTACTTTCTACCAGTGGATTACCTCCCAATCTGTCTTCAAGTATTGTAAATAGTGATACTTTGAATATTCTTCCTCCGTTCCCCTGGACTCCTTTTTGGCAACATCCTACAACTCTTTTGAATATTCTTCAATCTGGAACTCCGTTAGGGATTTATAATTTCAATTTAGTTGGTACCAGTGAAGGTACTCACGTAAACCGACCTTTACAAGTTGAAGTGTTACCTCCTCCCGATGCTGACAATGATGGCTATTGTGTTTCTTATTGTGGTATAGGAATCCCTACAGGTGATTGTAATGACAACGATCCATCAGTATATCCTGGAGCTCCAGAATTAATTGATGGTAAAGACAATAATTGTGATGGACAACTTGCATATGAAGAACGTGATGATGACAATGATGGTGTGTTAAATGTTAACGATGCATGTCCCTTAGACCCTTACAATGATCAAGACAGTGATGGAATATGTGGAGATGTTGATTTATGTCCACTTGATACTGACAATGATGCTGACAATGACGGTTATTGTGCTGATGTAGATAACTGTCCTGCAATTGCAAATGCCGACCAAGCAAACATTGATGGAGACCAGCATGGAGATGCATGTGATCCTGACAGTGATAATGATACTATTCCTGATGTAGATGATCCGTACCCACTTGATGCAACTGCTTGCGGTGATGCTGATTTAGATGCATGTGATGATTGTGTATCTGGCACATTTGATACATCTAATGATGGACCCGATTATGACTCTGATTTAATATGTGATATAGGTGATCCAGACGATGACAATGACGGTGTGCCAGATCCATCTGATCTCGATCCTCTAAATCAATTCATCTGTACTGATTCAGATGCCGATTCTTGTGATGACTGTTCTGTTTTAGGATATGCAAACGCAAATGATGATGGAACTGATACGGACACTGATGGATTATGTAATGTTGGTGATCCAGACGATGACAATGACGGTGTGCCAGATCCATCTGATCTCGATCCTCTAAATCAATTCATCTGTACTGATTCAGATGCCGATTCTTGTGATGACTGTTCTGTTTTAGGATATGCAAACGCAAATGATGATGGAACTGATACGGACACTGATGGATTATGTAATGTTGGTGATCCAGACGATGACAATGACGGTGTGCCAGATCCATCTGATCTCGATCCTCTAAATCAATTCATCTGTACTGATTCAGATGCCGATTCTTGTGATGACTGTTCTGTCTTGGGATTTGCAAATGTTGCAAATGACGGCCCTGATAATGACTCTGATTCATTATGTGATGTTGGTGATCCAGACGATGATAATGATGGTATTGAAGACGATGTTGATAGCCAACCTTTGATTCCTTCTACTGAATTTAACGATGGAACAACGTCTGGTGAAATAACATATGGAGAAAATTCTCTTACTATTTCTAATGCTGGTGTATCAGGAGTAAATATTGTCTCTACTGGTGATGCTTCAGTTAGTACATGTGGCGGTTCTGCATCTGCAACATTTAGCTCCGGAGATAATGCAAATGTTCTTTGTGGAAGTGTGACAATTGAGGTAATTTCAGGATCTGTTGATCTTGAATTTGTAACTGGAGGGGAACCTGCAACAACAACATTGAATTCTGGTGATTCTTTGACATTTGATCCTGAAACTCTACAGATTACATCTGTGGATACAAGTGCTACAATAACAATAGGAGGAACTGTGCTTCACATTGGACCTGGTGAAACATTACAGATTGATATTATTCCTCCAACATTTGATCCTATCTCTGATATTGTTGTGGATGCAACAAGTGTTGATGGTGCAATCGTGGACTATCCTTTACCTACTGCAACTGATAATATTGATCCAAACCCAACTGTTTCTTGCACACCACAACCTGGTTCTATTTTTGCAATTGGTGTGAATACTGTTTCATGTACTGCAACTGACTTGGTTGGAAATTCAGTTGATGCTGAGTTTAGTATTACAGTACAGATAACCTTTGATAGTCTAAAAGATACTGTAAACTCATTTGATCTTCAGAAAGGACTGACAACAAGTCTTGTCAAAAAGATAGAAGCTGCCTCTGCATCGTTTGACCGAGACAACATTAAAGCAGCTACAAATCAACTTCATGCATTCATTAATGAAGTAAATGCTCAAGATGGAAAAACACTAACTTCTGAACAAACTGAGTCATTAAGCGAATATGCTGAATTGTTAATTACTCATATTTCCAATCCTTAG